Within the uncultured Bacteroides sp. genome, the region TGATGTAAAGTTGCTTAGTACCAGTGATAAAAAATATACCCTTGCTCCGGTTAATTGTAAGCATTCCACTTTATATATGGAAAAGAAGCAGGAAAAAGATAGACCTACCATCTTTTCTGCGGAATATGAATATACTTCCAGTGCAGAATGGCATTCACTGAAACCGGAAGATATCCTGCCATATAATAAAAACACCTCTTTATATAAGGTATATACCAGCGAAAGAGAATCGCATATTCGTTTTACACCGCGAATAAAAGAACTAGCTCAACAGTTAGTAGGGGATGAGAAGAATCCGCTCCTGAAAGTGAAGCGTATTTACGAATGGATAAACAATATACCTTGGGCATCGGCACGCGAATACTCCACATTGGATAACATTCCAGAATATGTACTTGATAATAAACATGGTGATTGCGGGCAAGTGAGTTTACTCTTTATTACCTTAGCAAGGTATTGTGGTATTCCTGCAAAGTTTCAAAGTGGATTTATGATGCATCCGGGAGGGAAAAATATGCATGACTGGGCTCAGGTTTATTTTGAAGGCATTGGGTGGATACCAGTGGATCAGTCTTTCGGACTCTTTCCATCAGTAAATGAAGATGAAAAATATTTCTTTATGACAGGTATCGATTCTTATCGCATGATTGTTAATGACGACTATTCCTGTTCTCTTTATCCTCGCAAAAAATATTCTCGAAGTG harbors:
- a CDS encoding transglutaminase domain-containing protein, with translation MKKTCWLGLCGMLLLTGCASRLTKNEDSQQEKMNRTQIDFSKTKEQVTEYIRRYIPDVTEGQLLQWENEKSLECMIINGKKMYFNNATPNLFRINKEAIAIKRAKDGLELDGKDKVNSTHVPQVVSEAKANRATIVHPVRMRVKYTLTVKPNVVPEGEIIRCWLPFPRTDQPRQTDVKLLSTSDKKYTLAPVNCKHSTLYMEKKQEKDRPTIFSAEYEYTSSAEWHSLKPEDILPYNKNTSLYKVYTSERESHIRFTPRIKELAQQLVGDEKNPLLKVKRIYEWINNIPWASAREYSTLDNIPEYVLDNKHGDCGQVSLLFITLARYCGIPAKFQSGFMMHPGGKNMHDWAQVYFEGIGWIPVDQSFGLFPSVNEDEKYFFMTGIDSYRMIVNDDYSCSLYPRKKYSRSENVDFQRGEVEWRNGNLYFNQWNWNLDIEYLK